One stretch of Janibacter limosus DNA includes these proteins:
- a CDS encoding nucleotide sugar dehydrogenase produces the protein MSMDVAIIGQGYVGLPLALEASRVGVKVLGFDINEGVVKALNSGVSHIDDLSDDDIRAMLDAGFEATTDPSRLDEVKTIIICVPTPLSEDGGPDLGPINSAVKTISEHLHAGQTIVLESTTYPGTTDEVVRPALEAGGLVAGKDFFLAFSPERIDPGNEQYGAKNTPKVVGGHTPACGDAAAAFYGQFVDTVVRAKGTREAETAKLLENTYRHINIALVNEMARFCHDLDIDLWDVINAAKTKPFGFQAFYPGPGVGGHCIPIDPNYLSYNVRAKLGYPFRFVELAQEINATMPAYVVQRAQNILNEDSKSLRGSTVLLLGVTYKPDIADQRESPAVPLAQQLLAKGASVQYFDAKVMDWKAVPEAARADDLDAAVAAADLTVLVQNHKTFDVEALAGKSQRFFDTRGVAEDSDKVERL, from the coding sequence ATGTCAATGGACGTCGCGATCATCGGCCAGGGGTACGTCGGGCTTCCCCTCGCTCTGGAGGCCTCCCGCGTCGGGGTCAAGGTCCTCGGCTTCGACATCAACGAGGGTGTCGTCAAGGCACTGAACTCCGGTGTCTCGCACATCGACGACCTCTCCGACGACGACATCCGCGCGATGCTCGACGCCGGCTTCGAGGCCACCACCGACCCGAGCCGCCTCGACGAGGTCAAGACCATCATCATCTGCGTCCCGACCCCGCTCTCCGAGGACGGCGGCCCGGACCTCGGCCCGATCAACTCTGCCGTCAAGACGATCTCCGAGCACCTGCACGCAGGTCAGACGATCGTCCTCGAGTCGACGACCTACCCGGGCACGACCGACGAGGTCGTGCGTCCGGCCCTCGAGGCCGGTGGCCTCGTCGCGGGCAAGGACTTCTTCCTCGCCTTCTCCCCGGAGCGCATCGACCCGGGCAACGAGCAGTACGGCGCCAAGAACACCCCCAAGGTCGTCGGTGGCCACACGCCCGCCTGCGGTGACGCGGCAGCGGCCTTCTACGGCCAGTTCGTCGACACCGTCGTGCGCGCCAAGGGCACCCGCGAGGCCGAGACGGCCAAGCTCCTGGAAAACACGTACCGCCACATCAACATCGCCCTGGTCAACGAGATGGCGCGCTTCTGCCACGACCTCGACATCGACCTGTGGGACGTCATCAACGCGGCCAAGACCAAGCCCTTCGGCTTCCAGGCCTTCTACCCCGGGCCCGGCGTCGGCGGTCACTGCATCCCGATCGACCCCAACTACCTCTCCTACAACGTGCGCGCCAAGCTGGGTTACCCCTTCCGCTTCGTCGAGCTCGCGCAGGAGATCAACGCGACGATGCCGGCCTATGTCGTGCAGCGTGCGCAGAACATCCTCAACGAGGACAGCAAGTCACTGCGCGGCTCCACCGTCCTGCTCCTCGGCGTGACCTACAAGCCGGACATCGCCGACCAGCGCGAGTCGCCCGCGGTGCCCCTGGCACAGCAGCTCCTCGCCAAGGGTGCGAGCGTCCAGTACTTCGACGCCAAGGTGATGGACTGGAAGGCCGTCCCCGAGGCCGCCCGCGCCGACGACCTCGACGCCGCCGTCGCAGCCGCGGACCTCACCGTCCTCGTCCAGAACCACAAGACCTTCGACGTCGAAGCCCTCGCTGGCAAGTCGCAGCGGTTCTTCGACACGCGTGGCGTGGCCGAGGACAGCGACAAGGTCGAGCGACTGTGA